Genomic segment of Candidatus Woesearchaeota archaeon:
ATAAGAGACACCGTACCATTCGCTAGGCCAACAACTATTTCTTTTTCTGCATCACCATCAGTATTAGCAACAACTGGAGGACCATTGGCTGCATCACCAACAAATAATTCTCCGATCTTGTTCTCTCGTAGTATCTTTCCTTCTTTGTCTGTCTCAATCACAAATAACCATCCCTCAGGATGCTCAGGCGTGCCATACACACTAAAGAAAACCGTCTCAAGATCACCATCATTATCCATATCAGATACAACAGAACGAGAAAACAGATCCTCATTCCCGCCAACCAGGAATAGAAAATCCAACTGCTCAACATCTTTCGAGTTTTGCATATCACCTTTGAGTAAAGTAAAACCCGTTCTTCTATTATCGTGCTGGTAGGTGGGCCAGTCAAGCTGGAATGCTTTTTGTAGATTAATTCCCTTGTACCTAAGAAATGTCTTTGGATCAAAGATATCATCACCTGTTTTTTTGAAAATGTCTTCTATCTCGTAAGGCTTCAAAGCCGGATCAAATTGTTTCATTAAGAGAACAGCTCCTGTAACATGTGGTGCTGAAAAGGAAGTACCAGATGTCCAAAAGCCAAAACCAATATCATTAAAGATATTTGAAAAACCTCCTCCTTCCTTTGTTGATCTTATTTTTTCTCCAGGAGCTACCAGGTCGAGATTTTCTCCTCGATTTGAGAATTCTGATATTCTCTTCCAACTTGAATAGGAACCAACAGAAGTTACGTTTGGAAGACAGCTTGGATAATAAAGACCATCAATAAATTCTCCATTCCCAGAAGCAACTATAACGCTGATTCCATTTGAGACTGCATTATTTATCTCATCTTGAAGATGATAATAATCTGTACAATTTTCATTTAAACCAGAAGTGGCATTTGGAAGACCAACACTCATACTGATCACAGCAATACGGTACTTTGTTGCATTATTTATGCACCATTGAAGACCTTTTTCAATATTGGTAAATCCAAAATCAAAGTATGCTTCCTTGGTGTCAAAACCAGCACTCCCATTGTCTTTTTCAACCTTAATAGCTATTATCTTTGACTCGGGTGCTATGCCCAGGTATTTGTCATCATCAGATGAAACGATACCAGCAACATGGGTCCCATGATGTAAAAGTTCTGAGGGGATTGGATTATTGTCATTATCACCAAAATCATAGCCACCTATGACCCGACCACAACTTCCATCATTAATATTAGTCGTAAAGTTGCATCCTCCCAGATTTGGGTGAGTATAGTCAATTCCGTCATCTATAATACAAACGGCAAAATCTTTTCCCCTAATGCCTGCTTCGTTGATTATATCAGCATGAATTTCTTTTCTACTCTTATCTAATCCACTTACCTCCTTTGGGGTTATTAGTAGCATTAAAGAGAAAAAAATCACAACAAAAACAATTACACCAAATCTTGCACCCGCTCTTTCCGCGTTCATATTACTTTCTCTCCTGTTTAATAACGTTCCTCAAAAAAAGAAATAATAAGATTAGAAAAAACCATACTAATCCAAAAGAGATAAAGTATTTTATAGATAATAGTATAAACGAAGCAGTACAGTCACTTAACATTTGATAAAAAAATAACGAGAATTTATTAACACAAAAAATAGACCGAATATATATAATAGTAAGGAAAGTCGTTATTATTGTTAATATTAACCATATCAACAAATAATGCTTGGATTTATTTTTAAAGATTGTAGTAAGCTTCATGGTTACTTTTCACCTCTCTTTACTTCCACCTGAACAATATCATAGGCTTCGAACGGCATGTTACAGAACCGTCGATGATCACAGAAATTAAAGGTAATGGATGCAACCTGTAAAGAAACATCCTCATTCAAGGTAAAGACAGAAGGCTTGCTGGCATTGCTCTGCCTCGGGTCATACAATCTCTTGGTGGGCACGCCGTTAATGCGGAAGAAACAAGCCTTGGTGTTGCGATCACAGTACAGCAAATCAATAACGTATTTTTCCTTATCAATGATATAGCCACGTTGAGTATCCAGGCGTGCACCAATCTTCATGCTCGTTTTATCATAAGAATCAAACTCTTTGTACGTCAGATTCGTGAAGTTCTGGTGCACTCTAAAGTACTCCTGGATAGAGGGGGTGTGAATAGTCTGATTATGAATGGTTCTTGCAAAAGGAAGTTGAGAAGGATCTGGAGAAAACGGCGTTAAAATTGACGAAGGATCAAGCGCAGCGGTGAAAACTATGCTTAGGAATAAGCTCGTTATAAACCATAATATCATGCTTTTTTTCATGGTACAAACCCCCGAAACAAGAGAAAATGCATACTTATTTATCTGCCTTTTGGTTAAATCGGCGGAAGACTTCCGGCTGATGGTTAGAACGAGGATAAAAACGGCAGAAAGAACTAGCTACCACATCTCATAGGTTTGGTAATGTTCATTGTACAAAAGTGCTTTCGTCATGCGTTCTGCGTAGGCCTTTACATTTTTTCCTGATTTACCTAATATAATAAATTCCCAGAGTACACCCTTCTTTACCTTACGGATCTCGTGCATGCCTAATCGTTCTTGCAGTGTTTTCAACAATCCCTGTGCATCATCTTCACGTGCAGTTATTAAAACAACCGGTGTCTGAGTTTCAGGATGTTTATCACGGATCAAGGTTGTTGTTGCACGGTGCTTGTTCACATTTACCAACACATCCGTTGTCTGTAAACGCTTGCTGAAGGCTTCATAATGCTTCTCATCTCCATCAACGGTAAACAAATAGTAGTCTCTCCGTTTGAGTTCTTTAAGATCAGTATAGCCCATACGCTGCAAGGTCTGCAAGGTCGTCAATGCAGTGGTGTCAGGAACAACGAGTTCAACGGTTAAGATGATATACATGGGCATGGTTATCCTCTGCTTTGTTCTCTACTTTTTTTTGGTAATCCATTGCTTGAGTGATGCAAAAATAGCACTTGCGGGTGCAAGTTGTTCTGTTTCTTTGAAGGACTTACCCTCATGTTCTGGCAGTTGTTTCCACCACGTAGATCGTTCTGGATGGGGCATGAAGGCAACGATATTTCCTTCTCGATTGCAAAGCCCTGCAACGTTCTCTGTGGAACCATTCGGGTTAATCGGAAACTCATCAAGAGCATTCCCCGTCTCATCACAATACCTAAAGACAATCTGATTATGCTTGGCAAGAGAGGAAAACAAATCAGGATCATTGGAGACAAACCTTCCCTCACCATGCGCAACCGGAAGGGGAAGGACAGTATGTTCCTTTATCGCACAACTTGCTGCTGACTGTTGCTGTTCAGAGATTATCCTCACCCATGTACAGTAATATCCAGCGATTTTTGGATTACGATTAGGAGCCAAGGCAAGCTTCACGGTTCCATCAGTCCCAGGAATAAGACCAGACTCCACCACAATCTGAGCACCATTACAAATACCAAACAACGGTTTTCCTTTTTTTGTCTCTTGCTTGAGGATATCCATGACAGGATCCTTAGCTGCAATAACCCCTGCACGAACCCTGTCCTCATAACTCCAACCTCCGGGAATAACATACCCATCATACGTCGATAAGGTTGCTGGATCATTCCATCGTACAATCGTGGCGTGAAGACCAACCGCTTCAAGAGCTCGTTTTGTTTCCTCTTCACAATTCTGTCCTGCAAACCAGACAACAGCGATGCGTACCATTATTCCAGAGCCTCCTTGACGCCATTTGTCCAACTTGCCCGTAATGCTTTGAGAGAAAGCCTTACTCGTTCATCACCATTGAACTCAATGGTAAGAGAAGGATCTGCAACTGTTTCTCCAATCTTGATAAGATCAACACCATACTGAGCACAGATTTTTTCTACTGCTCGTAGATGCTCATCAGCAATCTCAAGAACAAATCCCGGACTTTCACTAAAGAGAATACGATCAAGACGTTCTTGATCATTCAGAGAGAGCCCCACACCGATGTTTCCATCTGCATTTCCGCCAAGCATCATCTCAGTAACACTCGTAACAAAGCCACCATCTGAGATATCATGGCAGGCAAGGACCAATCGTTGATCAATCGCATCAATTACCGTATACACCATGTTCCGATGAAGGGTAAAGTCCAATTGGGGAAGCTGTATGCCTGTTTCCTGATGCAAGCCATAATAACTACTCCCACCAAGCTCCATCATACGGGGTCCAATGAGATAAAGACCAGAACCAACCTGCTTTAATTTCATGGTTATGGCCTTGCTGTAATCCTGCATAATACCAACCGCAGCAATAATGGGACTCGGATCAATGCTCTTGCCTTTTGAACTTTCATTGTA
This window contains:
- a CDS encoding S8 family serine peptidase, encoding MLLITPKEVSGLDKSRKEIHADIINEAGIRGKDFAVCIIDDGIDYTHPNLGGCNFTTNINDGSCGRVIGGYDFGDNDNNPIPSELLHHGTHVAGIVSSDDDKYLGIAPESKIIAIKVEKDNGSAGFDTKEAYFDFGFTNIEKGLQWCINNATKYRIAVISMSVGLPNATSGLNENCTDYYHLQDEINNAVSNGISVIVASGNGEFIDGLYYPSCLPNVTSVGSYSSWKRISEFSNRGENLDLVAPGEKIRSTKEGGGFSNIFNDIGFGFWTSGTSFSAPHVTGAVLLMKQFDPALKPYEIEDIFKKTGDDIFDPKTFLRYKGINLQKAFQLDWPTYQHDNRRTGFTLLKGDMQNSKDVEQLDFLFLVGGNEDLFSRSVVSDMDNDGDLETVFFSVYGTPEHPEGWLFVIETDKEGKILRENKIGELFVGDAANGPPVVANTDGDAEKEIVVGLANGTVSL
- the purQ gene encoding phosphoribosylformylglycinamidine synthase I; translation: MVRIAVVWFAGQNCEEETKRALEAVGLHATIVRWNDPATLSTYDGYVIPGGWSYEDRVRAGVIAAKDPVMDILKQETKKGKPLFGICNGAQIVVESGLIPGTDGTVKLALAPNRNPKIAGYYCTWVRIISEQQQSAASCAIKEHTVLPLPVAHGEGRFVSNDPDLFSSLAKHNQIVFRYCDETGNALDEFPINPNGSTENVAGLCNREGNIVAFMPHPERSTWWKQLPEHEGKSFKETEQLAPASAIFASLKQWITKKK